In Cytobacillus oceanisediminis, the following proteins share a genomic window:
- the mutL gene encoding DNA mismatch repair endonuclease MutL, translating into MGKIIQLDDALSNKIAAGEVVERPASVVKELMENSIDAGSTIIEIEVEEAGLAKIRIIDNGDGIEEDDVLNAFHRHATSKIKDENDLFRIRTLGFRGEALPSIASVSRIEMKTSTGDAGTRVVIEGGKVEVIEKAPGRKGTDLTVTDLFFNTPARLKYMKTIHTELGNITDVVNRLSLAHPEVAIRMVHNERKLLQTNGNGDVRQVLAAIYGLTIVKKMVPIEASSLDFKISGYAALPEITRASRNYISTMINGRFIKNYSLAKAIQEGYHTLLPIGRYPIVLLNIEMDPLLVDVNVHPSKMEVRLSKEHELNELVSGALKAAFKKEELIPSGFTQPKSMKPKSEQTALDLDHLPEHRGHVPSYVRETREEAVRQYPNGGVLKSPQSPPAEPPAAESPEVQDTPFMDFSPSAEEMPEADHHLFQTEEPRAAGLKQFFAETATVEEPSRVPPLYPIGQMHGTYIFAQNDRGLYIIDQHAAQERIKYEYFREKVGQVESELQEMLIPLTFEYSTDDYIKIDEYKGELEKVGVFLEQFGHNSFIVRSHPQWLPKGEEQEIIEDMIEQLLAMKRVDIKKLREEAAIMMSCKASIKANHHLRNDEIQALLDELRRSSDPFTCPHGRPIIIHYSTYEMEKMFKRVM; encoded by the coding sequence ATGGGGAAAATCATTCAGCTAGATGATGCGCTTTCTAATAAAATCGCTGCCGGCGAGGTGGTGGAGCGGCCTGCATCAGTGGTAAAAGAATTGATGGAGAACTCGATTGATGCCGGAAGCACGATTATTGAAATCGAAGTGGAAGAAGCCGGCCTGGCCAAAATCCGCATCATTGATAATGGCGATGGGATTGAGGAAGATGATGTCCTGAATGCCTTTCATCGCCATGCTACCAGTAAAATTAAAGACGAAAATGACCTTTTCCGCATCCGCACGCTCGGATTCCGCGGCGAGGCATTGCCAAGTATTGCGTCGGTTTCCAGGATTGAGATGAAAACCTCAACCGGGGATGCCGGCACACGTGTTGTCATCGAAGGCGGAAAAGTGGAAGTGATAGAAAAGGCGCCCGGCAGAAAAGGGACTGACCTGACCGTAACGGATTTATTTTTCAACACGCCGGCACGGCTTAAATATATGAAGACGATTCACACAGAGCTTGGCAATATTACGGATGTGGTTAACAGGCTGTCGCTTGCCCATCCGGAGGTCGCCATCCGCATGGTCCATAATGAGCGAAAGCTCCTGCAGACGAACGGAAACGGGGATGTCCGGCAGGTGCTTGCTGCTATTTATGGGCTCACTATTGTGAAAAAGATGGTTCCAATTGAGGCAAGTTCTCTTGATTTCAAAATCAGCGGCTATGCAGCTCTGCCAGAGATTACAAGGGCATCAAGAAACTACATTTCTACGATGATCAACGGCCGCTTTATTAAGAATTACTCATTGGCCAAAGCCATTCAGGAGGGGTATCATACCCTGCTGCCAATCGGCCGCTACCCGATTGTGCTCCTGAACATTGAAATGGATCCGCTCCTTGTTGATGTGAACGTCCATCCGTCGAAAATGGAGGTACGCTTAAGCAAGGAACATGAATTGAATGAGCTTGTATCAGGTGCTTTGAAGGCTGCATTTAAAAAAGAGGAACTGATTCCTTCCGGATTTACACAGCCGAAGAGCATGAAGCCTAAATCGGAACAGACTGCTCTTGATCTGGATCATTTGCCTGAACATCGGGGGCATGTACCTTCTTATGTGCGTGAAACAAGGGAGGAAGCTGTCCGGCAGTACCCGAATGGGGGAGTTCTGAAAAGCCCGCAAAGTCCTCCAGCTGAACCGCCAGCAGCAGAATCACCTGAAGTGCAGGATACTCCTTTCATGGATTTCAGCCCTTCAGCTGAAGAAATGCCTGAAGCGGATCATCATTTATTCCAGACCGAAGAGCCGAGAGCTGCAGGACTGAAACAATTTTTTGCAGAGACTGCAACTGTGGAGGAGCCATCCCGGGTGCCGCCGCTCTATCCGATCGGGCAAATGCATGGGACTTATATTTTTGCCCAAAATGACCGGGGCCTTTATATCATTGATCAGCACGCCGCCCAGGAGCGGATCAAGTACGAGTATTTCAGGGAAAAAGTCGGCCAGGTTGAAAGCGAATTGCAGGAAATGCTCATACCGCTGACCTTTGAATACTCAACGGATGATTATATCAAAATTGATGAATACAAAGGCGAGCTTGAAAAAGTGGGGGTATTTCTGGAGCAGTTCGGACATAACAGCTTTATCGTCCGTTCCCACCCGCAATGGCTGCCAAAAGGCGAGGAACAGGAAATCATTGAGGATATGATTGAACAGCTCTTAGCTATGAAGAGAGTCGATATTAAAAAACTGCGGGAGGAAGCCGCCATCATGATGAGCTGTAAAGCTTCCATTAAAGCGAACCACCACCTGCGCAATGATGAAATCCAGGCGCTGCTTGATGAATTGCGGAGGTCCTCCGATCCGTTCACATGCCCGCATGGACGGCCGATCATCATTCATTACTCAACCTATGAAATGGAGAAAATGTTTAAGCGGGTAATGTAG
- a CDS encoding ABC transporter substrate-binding protein, with translation MAKRSFVIFMLLFSILLSACSMKVTKESDEEEKVQVNVTEGLSKEEKVRQIEMYVTTPDYDPVRYEFGLMIADEWKKLGFDVKVTPLEWNRLAELGMQQKDFDAFTLSWAGRAERIDPDHFIYQTLHSSNRGLGAYNIVGYNNPEFDKLAEDQRKVTDLEERKKIVFKAQEKYLEDLPYAPVAHRDQVMAYNKKNFKNVNYMLGEGLNSYWTFLEMEPAGDQKVVRWGYPSDIDSLNPLSSTNSHDFQVTRLIYDRLVQITPTGEPKNWAAESIEDVNGDGKTYKINIKPGMKFHDGEPVTAEDVKFSFDLVKEIQSPFFMGMVEPIESVDLIDDLTVQFNLREPFAPFISNTLAQMYIFPEHYWKPILESEGAQGVLEHKNEKIIGSGPFKMDYWRPNQEMKLARNDDFYTPAKVEGILSIPYANTQGMVAAVNKGEADITGWWLEPIKAEELKKNPDLEVISVPDHGLYHINFNMRRMPFDDKAVRLAMSYVIPKQRIVDEILEGYGSVADSLIGPANEFWHNPNVKKFEFDPEKARAILEEAGYRWDAEGKIYYPEGKSDSGKEKGIIEEVE, from the coding sequence TTGGCAAAAAGAAGTTTTGTAATCTTTATGCTTCTATTTTCTATTCTTCTATCGGCTTGTTCCATGAAAGTTACGAAGGAATCCGATGAAGAAGAAAAGGTACAAGTGAATGTTACAGAAGGATTATCGAAGGAAGAAAAAGTCCGCCAGATTGAAATGTATGTCACAACTCCTGATTACGACCCTGTTCGATATGAATTCGGTCTAATGATTGCTGATGAATGGAAGAAGCTTGGCTTTGATGTTAAGGTTACACCGTTAGAATGGAATCGTTTAGCTGAGTTAGGTATGCAGCAAAAGGATTTTGATGCCTTCACATTATCTTGGGCAGGAAGAGCTGAAAGAATAGATCCTGATCATTTTATTTACCAAACTCTGCATTCATCTAACAGGGGATTAGGAGCCTATAACATTGTTGGATATAACAATCCTGAGTTTGACAAACTAGCAGAAGATCAAAGAAAAGTAACTGATTTAGAAGAAAGGAAAAAAATTGTATTTAAAGCACAGGAAAAATACTTGGAAGATCTGCCTTATGCCCCGGTAGCTCATCGAGATCAAGTGATGGCCTATAATAAGAAAAATTTTAAGAATGTAAATTATATGCTGGGAGAAGGACTTAATAGCTATTGGACATTCCTGGAAATGGAGCCTGCAGGGGATCAAAAGGTTGTTCGGTGGGGATATCCAAGCGACATTGATTCTCTAAATCCTTTAAGTTCTACAAATTCCCATGATTTTCAGGTTACTCGCTTAATTTACGATAGGCTAGTACAGATTACACCAACAGGAGAACCGAAAAACTGGGCAGCAGAAAGCATAGAAGATGTTAATGGAGATGGTAAGACGTATAAAATCAATATAAAACCTGGAATGAAATTTCATGATGGAGAACCAGTTACAGCGGAAGATGTCAAGTTCTCATTTGATCTTGTGAAAGAGATTCAGTCGCCTTTCTTTATGGGAATGGTTGAGCCAATTGAATCCGTTGACTTAATTGATGACCTGACTGTCCAGTTTAATTTAAGAGAACCATTTGCTCCTTTTATCAGCAATACATTGGCACAAATGTATATTTTCCCAGAACATTATTGGAAACCAATTCTGGAAAGTGAAGGGGCACAAGGTGTTTTAGAACATAAAAATGAAAAAATTATTGGCAGTGGTCCGTTCAAGATGGATTATTGGAGACCAAACCAGGAAATGAAGCTGGCTCGTAATGATGACTTCTATACACCTGCGAAGGTAGAGGGTATCCTAAGCATCCCTTATGCAAATACACAAGGCATGGTTGCAGCAGTTAATAAGGGAGAAGCGGATATTACCGGCTGGTGGCTGGAACCTATCAAGGCAGAGGAATTAAAGAAAAATCCTGATCTTGAAGTCATAAGTGTTCCGGACCATGGACTTTATCACATTAACTTTAACATGAGAAGGATGCCATTTGATGATAAGGCAGTTCGATTAGCAATGTCGTATGTAATTCCTAAACAGAGGATTGTAGATGAAATCCTGGAAGGTTACGGTTCAGTGGCAGATTCACTAATCGGTCCGGCAAACGAGTTTTGGCATAATCCGAACGTGAAAAAGTTTGAATTTGATCCGGAAAAAGCCAGAGCCATTTTAGAGGAAGCTGGTTATAGGTGGGATGCTGAAGGGAAAATCTATTATCCAGAGGGAAAAAGTGATTCCGGCAAAGAGAAAGGTATCATTGAAGAGGTTGAATAA
- a CDS encoding ABC transporter permease, whose product MMKGIKGFIIKRLIQSVITLYILLTVLFFMFRVLPGDPTTMFVDAALPQEAREAVLKQFGLDKPLLEQYWIYLSNFIQGEFGISFTSREPVVDVISDYLAATILLMGFTIGFALIIGIIGGALTAWFRGTKFEAAVVSIALFFRSAPIFWIGMVALAFFSYNLSWFPTGGMHVPGQQFENFFDKYMTLEFLHHLTLPVLVGAAYYVASPLLIMRNSMISIMEEDFIEMSRAKGLKERYILFKHAVRNALLPVVTEVALLVGFAIGGQVLLEVVFNWPGIGRLIVDSIQRNDYPVAQATFFLMGVIVVFLNLLSDILYGYLDPRVTYKKS is encoded by the coding sequence ATGATGAAAGGTATAAAGGGCTTTATTATTAAAAGGCTTATCCAAAGTGTTATTACGCTTTATATATTATTAACTGTCCTGTTTTTCATGTTCAGAGTCCTCCCCGGTGATCCGACAACAATGTTTGTTGATGCTGCTCTTCCTCAAGAAGCACGGGAAGCAGTCCTTAAACAGTTTGGCTTAGATAAGCCCCTGCTTGAACAATATTGGATATATTTAAGTAATTTTATACAAGGGGAATTCGGTATTTCCTTTACCTCCAGAGAGCCTGTGGTTGATGTGATTTCTGATTATTTAGCTGCAACCATTTTATTGATGGGTTTTACAATCGGGTTTGCCTTAATAATCGGGATAATTGGTGGGGCTTTAACAGCCTGGTTTCGAGGAACAAAGTTTGAAGCTGCAGTAGTGTCGATTGCTTTATTCTTTCGTTCTGCGCCAATTTTTTGGATTGGAATGGTGGCATTAGCGTTTTTCTCTTATAACTTGAGCTGGTTCCCTACAGGAGGAATGCATGTACCGGGTCAGCAGTTTGAAAATTTTTTTGATAAATACATGACATTAGAGTTTCTACATCATTTAACTCTCCCAGTACTTGTAGGTGCTGCTTATTATGTTGCGAGCCCTCTGCTCATAATGAGAAATTCAATGATAAGTATTATGGAAGAAGATTTCATTGAAATGAGCCGGGCAAAAGGTCTAAAAGAGCGTTACATATTGTTTAAGCATGCAGTGAGAAATGCATTGCTGCCGGTTGTGACAGAGGTCGCTTTATTAGTTGGTTTTGCAATCGGCGGGCAGGTCTTGCTTGAAGTAGTGTTTAATTGGCCTGGCATAGGCCGATTAATCGTGGACTCCATCCAAAGAAATGATTACCCCGTAGCACAGGCAACCTTTTTTCTAATGGGTGTTATTGTAGTCTTTCTAAACCTGCTGTCTGACATTTTATACGGGTATTTAGATCCCCGTGTAACTTACAAGAAATCTTAA
- a CDS encoding ABC transporter permease: MTWKQTMRLLIKDKLGLLGIILLTFFIVISIFAPQIIPYDPNEQHYSETGELLRMEPPSKEHLFGTTRLGRDIFSQVIAGTRVALFVGIVSAIMVTIIGTVIALVAGYFGGWIDDLLMRMTDIVYGIPFLPFAMIMVAVLGPSIWNIIIAIVLISWRTTTRVIRSEVLTLKQRSFIQAAKLSGAGSFRIIFRHLVPNILPLALVFGSLAMGWAIVTEASVSFLGYGDPLLISWGKILFDAYVAQAITEAWWWVVPPGLAITLLVMSGFFVSRSLEEILDPRLRR, from the coding sequence ATGACATGGAAGCAAACAATGCGTTTGTTAATAAAGGATAAATTAGGACTATTGGGGATCATCCTCCTTACTTTCTTTATTGTTATCTCAATCTTTGCACCACAAATAATTCCCTATGATCCCAATGAACAGCATTACTCAGAAACAGGGGAATTATTGCGAATGGAGCCCCCTAGTAAAGAGCATTTATTTGGAACAACGCGGCTGGGAAGAGATATTTTCAGTCAAGTCATTGCTGGAACTAGGGTTGCCTTATTTGTTGGAATTGTCTCGGCAATAATGGTGACAATCATCGGGACAGTAATCGCATTAGTAGCAGGATATTTTGGAGGATGGATTGATGATCTCTTAATGAGAATGACTGATATTGTTTACGGTATTCCATTTTTGCCATTTGCTATGATTATGGTTGCTGTATTAGGGCCTAGCATTTGGAATATTATAATAGCCATTGTTCTCATTTCTTGGAGGACAACAACCCGGGTAATACGTTCTGAAGTCTTGACTCTTAAGCAGAGATCTTTTATCCAAGCTGCAAAATTAAGCGGAGCAGGATCATTTAGAATCATTTTCCGTCATTTAGTGCCTAACATACTGCCCCTTGCTTTAGTTTTTGGATCACTCGCTATGGGCTGGGCAATTGTTACTGAGGCCAGTGTAAGCTTCTTGGGGTATGGTGACCCGCTATTAATAAGCTGGGGGAAAATTTTGTTCGATGCCTATGTTGCCCAAGCTATAACAGAAGCATGGTGGTGGGTAGTCCCACCGGGATTAGCCATAACTTTATTAGTGATGTCCGGCTTTTTTGTAAGCCGCAGTCTTGAAGAAATCTTAGATCCGAGGTTGAGAAGATAA
- a CDS encoding ABC transporter ATP-binding protein yields MNDNLLEIKDLRTCYKVQDGEVWAVDGVSINLQAGENLGLVGESGCGKTTIIKSIMRLLPNKAFSEGEINFKGRNLLNLPAKEMRRIRWNNISIVSQSAMNALDPVYKVGDQIVEAIQIHRKVSKKEAWSRAEELFNLVGVDKSRLKDYPHQYSGGMRQRAIIAMALALDPEIVVADEPTTALDVVVQAQILKRIRNIQGKLNSSMIMVTHDMSVVAETCQKVVVMYAGKVVESGPVSAIFNEPYHPYTMGLKNAFPSVKGEKFELISIPGYPPDLQSPPAGCRFADRCPFATQLCNEEEPEVTEVGDHHHAACHHLYKVEEMREKASIRETWSKVSKELA; encoded by the coding sequence ATGAACGATAATTTATTGGAAATCAAAGACTTAAGAACTTGTTACAAGGTGCAAGATGGAGAGGTTTGGGCAGTTGATGGAGTCTCTATTAATCTTCAAGCTGGTGAAAATCTCGGTCTTGTTGGAGAATCCGGCTGCGGTAAGACAACAATTATTAAATCAATTATGCGCTTGCTCCCAAATAAGGCTTTTTCTGAAGGGGAAATTAATTTTAAAGGAAGAAATCTTTTGAACTTGCCTGCAAAAGAGATGCGAAGGATACGCTGGAATAATATATCAATCGTCTCGCAAAGTGCCATGAATGCATTGGATCCTGTTTATAAAGTAGGAGATCAAATTGTTGAAGCAATCCAAATTCATCGAAAAGTATCAAAAAAGGAGGCATGGAGCCGGGCGGAAGAGTTATTTAATTTAGTAGGTGTTGATAAAAGCAGATTAAAAGATTATCCCCATCAATATAGCGGTGGTATGAGACAGCGGGCAATCATTGCAATGGCCCTTGCACTTGATCCGGAAATTGTGGTCGCAGATGAACCGACTACTGCACTGGATGTTGTTGTTCAAGCCCAGATTCTGAAGAGAATCCGGAATATTCAAGGTAAACTGAACAGTTCCATGATTATGGTTACACATGATATGTCAGTTGTCGCAGAAACCTGCCAAAAAGTAGTGGTGATGTATGCTGGGAAAGTAGTGGAATCTGGACCAGTCAGTGCTATTTTTAATGAACCTTATCATCCTTATACAATGGGACTAAAAAATGCATTCCCGAGTGTTAAAGGCGAAAAGTTTGAATTGATTTCGATACCAGGTTATCCCCCGGATTTGCAATCGCCGCCAGCAGGGTGCCGTTTTGCGGACAGATGTCCTTTCGCCACACAACTTTGTAACGAGGAAGAACCGGAGGTAACTGAAGTAGGTGATCATCATCATGCAGCCTGCCATCATTTATACAAAGTAGAAGAAATGCGGGAAAAAGCATCTATAAGAGAAACCTGGAGTAAAGTAAGTAAGGAGTTGGCTTAA
- a CDS encoding ABC transporter ATP-binding protein, translating to MEKMSLHEDSVVKETLVDERPTVLDIKGLKVHFPVNQGFIESLTNKKEDQKYVKAVDGVSLTIKEGETIGLAGESGCGKTTLAKTLVKLEEASSGQVIFNGKDIKDIKSKELKNFRKEAQMVFQDPFESLNPRFSIRQTLEEPLIIQSMKGKKERRERIVDTLEKVGLRPAENFIDRYPHQMSGGQRQRVAIARALVIKPKFLVADEPVSMLDVSIRANILNLLQDLVKELNLASVYISHDLSLIRYVCDKTAIMYLGRIVEMGPTEDVIRNPIHPYSKALLSAVPSPEPNPDGLNVSLEGEAPNPIDLPKGCRFHPRCPSATQACRENEPKGTYHEGRWVECHLFE from the coding sequence ATGGAAAAGATGAGCCTGCATGAGGATTCAGTCGTCAAAGAAACACTGGTTGATGAGCGGCCAACTGTTTTGGATATTAAAGGGCTAAAGGTACATTTTCCGGTTAATCAGGGGTTCATTGAGTCATTGACAAATAAAAAAGAAGATCAAAAATATGTTAAAGCTGTAGATGGTGTCTCACTGACTATTAAAGAAGGTGAAACAATTGGTCTAGCCGGAGAATCTGGCTGCGGGAAAACTACGTTGGCAAAAACACTGGTAAAGCTTGAAGAAGCATCCTCAGGACAAGTTATCTTTAACGGCAAGGATATAAAAGATATCAAATCAAAAGAATTAAAGAATTTCAGAAAAGAAGCGCAAATGGTGTTTCAAGATCCCTTTGAGTCACTTAATCCTCGGTTTTCAATTAGGCAAACATTGGAAGAGCCGCTTATTATTCAAAGTATGAAAGGAAAAAAAGAACGCAGAGAAAGGATAGTGGACACACTTGAAAAAGTGGGGCTAAGGCCTGCAGAAAATTTTATTGACCGATATCCGCATCAAATGAGCGGAGGGCAGCGTCAACGTGTTGCCATAGCCAGGGCACTTGTAATTAAGCCAAAATTTTTAGTCGCAGATGAACCAGTTTCCATGCTAGATGTTTCAATCCGTGCAAATATCCTGAATCTGCTGCAAGATCTAGTAAAAGAATTAAATCTTGCGAGTGTTTATATTTCACATGACTTATCCCTCATTCGGTATGTTTGTGATAAGACAGCCATAATGTATTTAGGCAGAATTGTTGAGATGGGGCCAACTGAAGATGTTATCCGCAACCCGATACATCCCTATTCTAAAGCGTTGCTTTCAGCAGTTCCCTCTCCGGAGCCAAATCCGGATGGACTGAACGTCTCGTTGGAAGGTGAAGCACCAAATCCGATTGATCTACCCAAGGGATGCCGTTTCCACCCGCGTTGCCCTTCAGCTACACAAGCCTGCAGGGAAAATGAACCTAAGGGAACCTATCATGAAGGCCGCTGGGTAGAATGCCATCTATTCGAATGA
- a CDS encoding M20/M25/M40 family metallo-hydrolase: MKDTVETIEKRVEKDLPDLISSLQDFLRIKSISAQNIGMEECASFLLAAMKSIGIECKMLEKEGAFPVIYGEVLNPTAKKTLLIYGHYDVQPPEPLHLWESDPFDPVIREDKIFARGATDDKGNLLATIMAVKCLKDAGIPIPINLKFFFEGEEEIGSPNFKAYMEENKELLSADYTILCDRGVHESGRPQMYLGHKGITYAEITIKGAKRDVHSGQAPFIPNAAWQLVRLLNQLKDENENIMIPGYYDDVLPPSTEDLKMLENIPFDKKQYCEVYGIPDILPKSTGVEALTSLLFKPTATINGLSSGYQGEGNKTIVPNMATVKLDFRFVKNQDPQKCVELIRGYLENHCEGSIVIKMGDVRNPSKVSLNAEVVQVAIEASKIIYKEDPVVWPMLDGAGPMSLFEEILNAPAIIVGLGAPFAFANTHAPNENISIENYSNGIKLMASIYYLYGMRDEIEFNAS, from the coding sequence ATGAAAGATACTGTTGAAACGATTGAAAAAAGAGTAGAAAAGGATTTGCCTGACCTTATTTCCAGTTTGCAAGATTTCTTAAGAATAAAAAGTATATCTGCCCAAAACATAGGGATGGAAGAATGTGCTTCATTCTTATTAGCTGCTATGAAATCTATTGGAATAGAATGTAAAATGCTTGAAAAAGAAGGCGCTTTTCCTGTTATATACGGAGAAGTTTTAAATCCTACTGCTAAAAAGACTTTGCTTATTTATGGCCATTATGATGTGCAGCCACCCGAACCTCTGCATTTATGGGAGAGCGATCCATTCGATCCTGTTATTAGAGAAGATAAGATCTTCGCCCGAGGTGCAACTGATGATAAGGGAAACCTTTTGGCAACAATAATGGCTGTTAAGTGCTTAAAAGATGCAGGTATTCCTATTCCTATAAATCTTAAATTCTTCTTTGAGGGAGAAGAGGAAATAGGCAGCCCTAATTTTAAAGCGTACATGGAAGAAAATAAGGAACTGCTTTCCGCAGATTATACGATTTTATGCGATCGTGGTGTCCATGAATCAGGCAGGCCACAAATGTATCTAGGGCATAAAGGGATTACGTATGCTGAAATAACAATAAAAGGGGCTAAACGTGATGTCCATTCAGGGCAGGCCCCCTTTATCCCTAATGCTGCCTGGCAGTTGGTGAGGTTATTAAACCAGTTAAAGGATGAAAATGAAAATATTATGATACCTGGTTATTATGATGATGTATTGCCTCCTTCAACTGAGGACTTAAAGATGTTGGAGAATATCCCTTTTGACAAAAAGCAATATTGTGAAGTGTATGGAATCCCAGATATCTTACCCAAAAGTACCGGAGTTGAAGCATTAACCTCACTTCTTTTCAAACCAACTGCAACAATTAACGGATTATCCTCTGGATATCAGGGAGAAGGAAATAAAACAATTGTACCTAATATGGCAACTGTAAAGCTTGATTTTCGGTTTGTAAAAAACCAGGATCCTCAAAAATGTGTGGAATTAATAAGGGGATATCTAGAAAATCATTGTGAAGGATCCATAGTAATTAAAATGGGGGATGTCCGGAATCCTTCAAAAGTTTCACTTAATGCTGAAGTGGTCCAAGTTGCAATTGAAGCATCAAAAATCATTTATAAAGAGGATCCTGTTGTTTGGCCTATGCTAGATGGAGCAGGTCCGATGTCTTTATTCGAGGAAATATTAAATGCCCCTGCTATTATTGTTGGACTTGGAGCACCGTTTGCTTTTGCGAATACACATGCTCCAAATGAAAATATCAGTATTGAAAACTATTCGAATGGAATTAAACTTATGGCGAGTATTTACTATCTTTATGGAATGAGGGATGAAATTGAGTTTAACGCAAGTTGA
- a CDS encoding M20/M25/M40 family metallo-hydrolase, with protein MSLTQVENLISSRKEQYLNQLFRLLKQKSISAQDVGVRECANLLKEMMDNIGINTRIMETAGHPVVYGEIMNDPNAFTLLIYGHYDVQPPEPIDEWLSPPFEPTIRDGKIYCRGVGDNKGQLMSQILAIKTYKDVFGEIPINIKLVFEGEEESASANLAEFVKENKELLACDLVYTSDGPMHDSGSPFVLLGVRGMLYVELTAKGAEWDNHSGNKGNIVPNPAWKLIDLLRTMRDENGRVLIEGFYDDIRQPTEKELQIIKELPFNQDDIAEKIGYSKLDMDGEMYYRKLTLEPTFNIAGFTSGYGGEGSKTIIPSKAVLKMDMRLVVDQDPDDIYEKFCKHVKKFAPDIEIKRLGDMKPSRTSADQEIIRVVTRAVRNSFQKEPVLQPSLGGSLPDYVWTKILNTPSVVVPYANFDEANHSPNENMGVNNFYDGIKCTCYVINEISRFYSKTKIQHNVELAD; from the coding sequence TTGAGTTTAACGCAAGTTGAAAATCTAATATCTTCCAGAAAAGAGCAATATTTAAATCAGTTATTCAGATTGCTAAAGCAGAAGAGCATAAGTGCACAAGATGTAGGAGTTAGAGAATGTGCAAATTTACTTAAAGAGATGATGGACAATATAGGGATAAACACAAGGATCATGGAAACAGCCGGCCATCCAGTTGTTTATGGTGAAATCATGAATGATCCAAATGCATTTACCTTACTTATTTATGGCCATTACGATGTTCAGCCGCCTGAGCCTATTGATGAATGGCTTTCACCTCCGTTTGAACCTACTATTCGGGATGGGAAAATTTATTGCAGAGGTGTTGGAGACAACAAGGGCCAATTAATGTCACAAATACTTGCAATAAAAACATACAAAGATGTCTTTGGAGAGATTCCAATTAATATTAAATTGGTCTTTGAAGGCGAGGAAGAAAGTGCGAGTGCCAATTTAGCTGAATTTGTAAAGGAAAATAAAGAGCTGTTAGCCTGTGACCTTGTTTACACCTCAGATGGTCCCATGCATGATAGCGGATCCCCTTTTGTCCTGTTGGGTGTAAGAGGTATGCTTTATGTGGAGTTAACTGCTAAAGGTGCTGAATGGGACAATCATTCAGGAAACAAGGGTAATATTGTACCGAATCCTGCCTGGAAGTTAATCGATTTACTTAGAACGATGCGTGATGAGAATGGTAGAGTATTAATAGAAGGTTTTTATGATGACATTAGACAGCCAACCGAAAAAGAACTCCAGATAATAAAAGAGCTGCCATTTAATCAAGATGATATCGCTGAAAAAATTGGTTACAGTAAACTAGACATGGATGGTGAAATGTATTACAGAAAGTTAACATTGGAACCGACATTTAATATTGCAGGGTTCACAAGCGGATATGGCGGTGAAGGATCAAAAACAATTATTCCTTCAAAAGCTGTATTAAAAATGGATATGCGTCTTGTAGTTGATCAAGACCCAGATGATATTTATGAAAAGTTTTGCAAGCATGTTAAAAAGTTTGCTCCTGATATTGAAATTAAACGTTTAGGAGACATGAAACCTTCCCGTACATCAGCTGATCAGGAAATAATCCGGGTTGTTACAAGGGCAGTTCGCAATTCCTTTCAAAAAGAACCAGTGCTTCAGCCAAGCCTCGGGGGTAGTCTACCTGACTATGTCTGGACAAAAATTTTAAACACTCCTTCAGTTGTTGTACCATATGCTAACTTTGATGAAGCAAATCATTCCCCGAATGAGAATATGGGAGTAAATAACTTTTATGATGGAATTAAGTGCACATGTTATGTAATTAATGAAATCAGCAGGTTTTACAGTAAGACAAAAATCCAGCATAATGTAGAATTAGCTGATTAA